The following proteins are co-located in the Calliphora vicina chromosome 2, idCalVici1.1, whole genome shotgun sequence genome:
- the HemK2 gene encoding methyltransferase N6AMT1, producing the protein METPHIDHLTAQDYECVYEPAEDSFLLLDALESDLNFIEHTLKPIVCLEIGPGSGVIITALSKRLNSTTLCLACDINPYACQVTKRTALRNASQVDCIQGNLADALNSQQVDLLIFNPPYVVTTDEELNQKQFGNCTEDNLVYSWAGGQHGRRIIDVLIEKLPNILSPQGVVYLLLLRENKPKEIMDKLSLMGFKSEPLMERRIPGEYLYVLKIKR; encoded by the coding sequence atggAGACACCACATATCGATCATTTAACGGCTCAGGACTATGAATGCGTTTACGAACCAGCAGAAGATTCCTTTCTGCTATTAGATGCTCTGGAAtctgatttaaattttatagagcATACATTAAAACCTATAGTTTGTTTAGAAATTGGACCTGGTAGTGGTGTAATTATTACAGCTTTATCTAAACGTCTCAATAGTACCACTTTATGCTTGGCTTGTGATATAAATCCATATGCTTGTCAAGTGACTAAACGAACTGCCTTGCGAAATGCCTCACAAGTTGATTGTATACAGGGAAATCTAGCAGATGCTCTTAATTCGCAGCAGGTTGACTTGTTAATATTTAATCCACCTTATGTGGTTACAACCGATGAGGAACTTAACCAAAAACAATTTGGCAATTGTACGGAAGATAATCTGGTGTATTCGTGGGCTGGTGGACAACACGGAAGACGTATTATTGACGTATTAATTGAAAAGTTGCCCAATATTTTGTCTCCTCAGGGTGTAGTATATTTGCTTTTATTAAGAGAAAACAAACCAAAAGAAATAATGGACAAATTATCGCTAATGGGATTTAAAAGTGAACCGCTTATGGAACGACGCATACCAGGcgaatatttgtatgttttaaaGATAAAACGTTAA
- the Snapin gene encoding SNAPIN protein homolog: MDKDSDSTVTSLDENTENFCNNQTRDILAEGILNIFKPVVEKLDERIQATRQSQIELKAQLDVLSMQLRDIERAQHNIPEFSDKVKELINVKHKVTVIANILTTSQERLNGLHRLIEKEQRRRQALLDSAISTNIS; encoded by the coding sequence ATGGACAAAGATTCCGATAGCACGGTGACTTCGTTGGATGAAAATACCGAAAACTTTTGCAACAATCAAACCAGAGACATATTGGCCGaaggtattttaaatatttttaaacctgtGGTCGAGAAACTAGACGAACGCATACAAGCCACACGTCAGTCTCAGATAGAATTAAAGGCCCAACTGGATGTTCTATCTATGCAGTTGAGAGATATCGAAAGAGCTCAGCATAATATACCAGAGTTTTCAGATAAAGTAAAAGAACTGATAAACGTAAAGCACAAAGTCACCGTCATAGCAAATATATTGACTACCAGCCAGGAACGGCTGAACGGTTTACATCGTCTAATAGAAAAGGAACAAAGAAGAAGACAAGCTCTATTAGACTCGGCCAtaagtacaaatatttcataa
- the Bacc gene encoding bacchus, with amino-acid sequence MSAATEQQNNGDVAVEKVAADAVKDDLKSQKAAVEDSKPAAADNGTASKDDVHEDDVAPVKEHVKGTKRPAEGKNSDSKKAKKEKAHDADSDDEDVIDEEGNEGDSDIESDEYDIPYDGEEDDIECEDDDDENDDGSGSDDQA; translated from the exons ATGTCTGCCGCCACAGAACAACAAAATAACGGTGATGTCGCTGTTGAGAAAGTTGCCGCCGATGCTGTTAAGGATGATTTAAAATCACAGAAAGCTGCCGTAGAAGATAGCAAACCAGCGGCGGCCGACAATGGAACAGCGTCAAAGGACGATGTCCATGAAGATGATGTCGCACCCGTTAAAGAACATGTGAAAGGAACAAAACGGCCGGCTGAA GGTAAAAATTCAGATTCAAAGAAAGCCAAGAAAGAAAAAGCCCACGATGCTGACTCAGACGATGAAGATGTCATCGATGAAGAAGGTAATGAGGGCGATAGTGATATTGAAAGTGACGAATATGATATCCCCTATGATGGAGAAGAAGATGATATTGAATGTGAAG aTGACGATGATGAAAACGATGATGGTTCGGGTTCCGACGATCAGGCGTAA
- the RpL36A gene encoding large ribosomal subunit protein eL42: MVNVPKQRRTFCKKCKCHKLHKVTQYKKSKERKGAQGRRRYDRKQQGFGGQTKPIFRKKAKTTKKIVLRMECTECKYRKQSPLKRCKHFELGGDKKRKGQMIQF, translated from the exons ATG GTAAACGTACCAAAACAACGTCGCACCTTCTGCAAGAAGTGCAAGTGCCACAAATTGCACAAAGTCACCCAATACAAGAAATCCAAGGAGCGCAAAGGTGCCCAAGGTAGACGTCGTTACGACAGAAAACAACAAGGTTTTGGTGGTCAAACTAAGCCTATCTTCAGAAAGAAG gCTAAAACTACCAAAAAGATTGTCTTGCGTATGGAATGCACTGAATGCAAATACCGTAAACAATCTCCTTTGAAGCGTTGCAAACATTTCGAATTGGGTGGCGACAAGAAACGCAAGGGTCAAATGATTCAGTTCTAA
- the CCDC53 gene encoding WASH complex subunit 3 has product MDATGILTQNVDKTQLPPLHQKRVLAFVNHFLISSCGFLNDFALQCETKFIELERKLQKVEAALTIIEAKLASIPDVDKVAVQTEPSKENTIVTTPVETKVEDEPSVQEIDDSIKGIKVSEHNSYKKFFKMLQVGVPAQAIKIKMQLEGLDTNMLDNPNVIIPFEDSQCEES; this is encoded by the exons ATGGATGCTACAGGAATTCTAACTCAAAATGTGGATAAAACACAG CTACCACCACTTCATCAGAAACGTGTTTTGGCATTCGTAAACCACTTTCTTATAAGCTCTTGTGGTTTCCTCAATGACTTTGCACTGCAATGTGAAACAAAATTCATCGAATTGGAACGCAAATTGCAAAAAGTAGAAGCAGCCTTAACAATTATAGAAGCTAAG ttggcTTCTATACCGGATGTTGATAAAGTGGCAGTACAAACTGAACCCAGTAAAGAAAACACCATAGTAACGACACCTGTTGAAACTAAAGTCGAAGACGAGCCATCAGTACAAGAAATAGATGATAGTATTAAGGGCATTAAGGTTTCAGAACACAATTCCTAtaagaaattctttaaaatgttgcaaGTCGGTGTACCGGCTCaggcaattaaaataaaaatgcaacTCGAGGGTTTAGATACCAACATGTTGGA TAACCCCAATGTCATCATTCCATTTGAAGACAGTCAATGCGAAGAAAGTTGA